One genomic window of Vulpes vulpes isolate BD-2025 chromosome 11, VulVul3, whole genome shotgun sequence includes the following:
- the LOC112921655 gene encoding ubiquitin-conjugating enzyme E2 N-like, with protein MAGLPHRIIKETQRLLAEPVPGIKAEPDESNARYFHVVIAGPQDSPFEGGTFKLELFLPEEYPMAAPKVHFMTKIYHPNVDKLGRICLDILKDKWSPAVQIRTVLLSIQALLSAPNPDDLLANDVAVQWKTNEAQAIETARAWTRLYAMNNI; from the coding sequence ATGGCCGGGCTGCCCCACAGGATTATCAAGGAAACCCAGCGTTTGCTGGCAGAACCAGTTCCTGGCATTAAAGCAGAACCAGATGAGAGCAATGCCCGTTATTTTCATGTGGTCATTGCTGGCCCCCAGGATTCCCCCTTTGAGGGAGGGACTTTTAAACTGGAACTATTCCTTCCAGAAGAATACCCGATGGCAGCCCCTAAAGTACATTTCATGACCAAAATTTATCATCCTAATGTAGACAAGTTGGGAAGAAtatgtttagatattttgaaagataagtgGTCCCCAGCAGTGCAGATCCGCACAGTTCTGCTATCGATCCAGGCTTTGTTAAGTGCTCCCAATCCAGATGATCTGTTAGCAAATGATGTAGCGGTGCAGTGGAAGACCAACGAAGCCCAAGCCATAGAAACAGCTAGAGCATGGACTAGGCTATATgccatgaataatatttaa